In one window of Gossypium hirsutum isolate 1008001.06 chromosome A01, Gossypium_hirsutum_v2.1, whole genome shotgun sequence DNA:
- the LOC107921394 gene encoding coleoptile phototropism protein 1: protein MRSKMMGCREEHQSTHGSVLGGKPNHCVIYPPKSSIVAEELERRNNDWFVRTKVASDLMVQVGDFSFYLHKLAMVSKSGYLNRLVFAKRSEGHGQNGGNLKIVLDDLPGGTNTFESIVNFCYGFKVDVTATTIAPLYCAANFLEMSDDLHQGNLISKTEAFLSFAIFSSWKDTFKVLKSCESVSPWSKDLLIVKQCSDAIAWKASTDPKAFTLGQNSNGNLNIGEPSDTWWFQDVSTLRIDHFIQVIESIKRKGVKPELVGSCIAHWTAKWFSSTTFVFDDPTIPKHLTEKLQRITIESLINMLPVEKNSVSCNFLLYLVKLGLKMQVNFELLSKLETRIASMLEQCCAQDLLVKNYGDKDTTYDVGIVIRVVNAYVLLAMKNSRARLCIVGRLIDGYLTLIARDINLKLIDFKLLVDALPTNARSCDNNLYRAIDMYLKAHPSLMEEERASVCKAMEYHRLSEDARQHAMRNSRLPLKIVTEFMLLEQVKMARSISATKSNINPRTTTQTIMKMNNKKCLEKGFIAPQKEIMLIRKEVENMKMQLNQLQMCKRKLQKQVQRSCIK from the exons ATGAGATCTAAGATGATGGGTTGTAGAGAGGAACATCAGAGTACTCATGGTTCAGTGCTGGGTGGGAAGCCTAACCATTGTGTTATTTATCCACCAAAGTCTAGCATTGTTGCTGAGGAattggaaagaagaaacaatgaCTG GTTTGTTAGGACCAAAGTTGCAAGTGATTTAATGGTGCAGGTTGGAGATTTTAGCTTTTACTTACACAAG CTTGCTATGGTTTCGAAAAGTGGATATTTGAATAGACTTGTATTTGCAAAAAGAAGTGAGGGACATGGACAAAATGGAGGCAACCTCAAGATTGTGTTGGATGACCTTCCTGGTGGAACCAACACCTTTGAATCAATTGTCAACTTCTGCTATGGATTTAAGGTGGATGTAACAGCTACCACCATTGCTCCACTCTATTGTGCTGCAAATTTCTTGGAAATGAGTGATGATCTTCACCAAGGTAATCTCATTTCCAAAACAGAGGCGTTTTTGAGCTTTGCAATTTTCTCATCTTGGAAAGACACTTTTAAGGTACTCAAAAGCTGTGAATCTGTGTCACCTTGGTCCAAAGATTTGCTTATTGTGAAACAATGCTCTGATGCCATTGCTTGGAAGGCCTCAACTGACCCCAAAGCTTTTACTTTAGGACAAAATAGTAATGGGAACTTGAATATTGGAGAACCAAgtgatacttggtggtttcaagATGTTTCGACCCTTCGAATTGATCATTTTATCCAAGTGATCGAATCGATTAAACGAAAAGGGGTGAAACCGGAGCTTGTTGGATCATGTATAGCTCATTGGACGGCGAAATGGTTTTCGAGTACCACATTTGTATTTGATGACCCGACAATACCCAAGCATTTGACTGAAAAGCTACAAAGAATTACCATTGAAAGTTTAATTAATATGCTTCCAGTGGAGAAAAACTCAGTTTCTTGCAACTTTCTACTTTACCTTGTCAAGTTGGGGTTGAAAATGCAAGTAAATTTTGAGTTGTTGAGCAAACTAGAAACAAGAATAGCTTCCATGTTGGAGCAATGTTGTGCTCAAGATCTCTTGGTTAAGAACTATGGAGATAAGGATACTACATATGATGTTGGAATTGTGATTAGGGTGGTCAACGCTTATGTTTTATTGGCCATGAAAAACTCTAGGGCAAGACTATGCATTGTTGGAAGGTTGATTGATGGTTACCTTACTCTAATTGCAAGGGATATTAACCTTAAACTCATTGATTTCAAATTACTTGTGGACGCATTACCGACAAATGCTCGATCGTGCGATAACAACCTTTATAGAGCCATAGACATGTACCTCAAG GCACATCCAAGTCTAATGGAGGAAGAAAGAGCTAGTGTGTGCAAAGCAATGGAGTATCATAGATTATCAGAAGATGCACGCCAACATGCAATGAGGAACAGTCGATTGCCGTTGAAAATCGTAACGGAATTCATGCTTCTTGAGCAAGTAAAAATGGCTAGATCGATATCAGCTACTAAGTCAAATATTAATCCAAGAACAACGACTCAAAcaataatgaaaatgaataataagaaaTGTTTAGAGAAGGGATTCATAGCACCTCAAAAGGAGATTATGTTGATAAGAAAAGAGGTGGAGAATATGAAGATGCAACTCAATCAATTGCAAATGTGTAAACGAAAGCTTCAAAAACAAGTTCAAAGATCATGCATCAAGTAG